A single genomic interval of Terriglobus albidus harbors:
- the yidD gene encoding membrane protein insertion efficiency factor YidD: MSWLLRGLFTVYRWTLSPLLHSFGLGNCKYQPTCSEYAEVALYRHGVFKGTALALWRILRCNPFSKGGLDPVPETKHPR; encoded by the coding sequence ATGAGCTGGCTGCTCCGCGGTCTGTTCACCGTCTACCGCTGGACGCTCTCTCCTCTGCTGCACAGCTTCGGCCTCGGAAACTGCAAATATCAGCCGACCTGCTCTGAGTACGCGGAGGTCGCCCTTTATCGCCATGGTGTCTTCAAAGGCACTGCCCTCGCCCTCTGGCGGATTCTCCGCTGCAATCCCTTCAGTAAAGGCGGCCTGGACCCGGTTCCCGAGACAAAGCATCCCAGGTAA
- the thrS gene encoding threonine--tRNA ligase: protein MSPENIRIQLPDGSVREVPKGTTPLDVANGISPRLAAAVVVAKIRPLTTATTESTATETGSEDAMYAAHESGERLVDLSAPLNEDVALWLLKEDAPEALKVVRHSAAHVMATAVLELFPETKLGHGPATDAGFFYDFYREKPFTPEDLEKIEQRMAEVVTRDEKFVREYEPREQALREFKANGDFMKQHFVEKFTKDGEQVSLYKNGSFVDFCRGPHVPSTGRVKAFKVTNLAGAYWLGDEKNPQLQRVYGTAFYNKKDLEAHFKHLEEIKARDHRVLGKQLDLYSIQEVAGSGLIFWHPKGGIIRKTMEDWMREECLRRGYNLVFTPHIMKRELWKISGHDGVYSKDMFPPMELDDAEYRVKPMNCPGHILIYKSTPKSYRDLPARYAELGNVYRFERSGTMHGLLRVRGFTQDDAHIFCTPDQVKGEIEACLDFAESVLKTFGFSEYRVELSTRDPNKPGEFFGTADDWAHAEGALQEVLVGRGLSFETFPGEAAFYGPKIDVKLVDVLGRLWQLSTVQFDFNLPRRFELEYVGEDGERHQPVMVHRALFGSVERFFGVLIEHYAGAFPLWLSPVQIGLVPISEKHHAYAEQVKQKLEAAGLRVELDLRNEKMNAKIRDFTLQKIPFVLVMGDKEAASEAVSVRTRGVGDQGSVSLAEFITRTQGLLESKSPTL from the coding sequence GTGAGTCCTGAGAATATCCGCATCCAGCTTCCTGATGGTTCCGTGCGCGAGGTGCCCAAGGGCACCACACCGCTTGATGTCGCCAACGGCATCTCTCCGCGCCTTGCCGCCGCAGTAGTCGTGGCAAAGATTCGCCCGCTGACGACGGCCACTACGGAGAGCACGGCCACCGAAACAGGCAGCGAAGATGCCATGTATGCCGCACATGAGAGCGGCGAGCGGTTGGTGGATCTCTCCGCTCCCCTGAACGAGGATGTCGCCCTGTGGCTGCTGAAGGAAGATGCACCGGAGGCGCTGAAGGTCGTCCGCCATTCGGCCGCACACGTGATGGCGACCGCGGTGCTGGAGCTGTTTCCGGAGACCAAGCTGGGTCATGGCCCGGCCACCGACGCCGGCTTCTTCTACGACTTCTATCGCGAAAAGCCGTTCACTCCGGAAGACCTGGAGAAGATCGAGCAGCGCATGGCCGAGGTAGTGACGCGCGATGAGAAGTTTGTGCGCGAGTACGAGCCACGCGAACAGGCGCTCAGAGAGTTCAAGGCGAACGGCGACTTCATGAAGCAGCACTTCGTGGAGAAGTTCACCAAAGATGGCGAGCAGGTTTCGCTGTACAAGAACGGGAGCTTCGTCGACTTCTGCCGTGGGCCGCACGTGCCCTCGACTGGCCGGGTGAAGGCGTTCAAGGTCACGAACCTGGCCGGAGCGTACTGGCTGGGCGATGAGAAGAATCCGCAGTTGCAGCGCGTCTATGGCACGGCCTTCTACAACAAGAAGGACCTTGAAGCGCACTTCAAGCACCTGGAGGAGATCAAGGCGCGCGATCATCGTGTGCTGGGCAAGCAGCTCGACCTGTACTCCATTCAGGAGGTCGCCGGATCGGGCCTGATCTTCTGGCATCCGAAGGGCGGCATCATCCGTAAGACGATGGAAGACTGGATGCGCGAGGAATGTCTTCGCCGCGGCTACAACCTGGTGTTTACGCCGCACATCATGAAGCGTGAGCTCTGGAAGATCTCGGGCCACGATGGTGTGTACTCGAAGGACATGTTCCCGCCGATGGAGCTGGATGACGCGGAGTATCGCGTCAAGCCGATGAACTGCCCGGGCCACATCCTGATCTACAAATCCACCCCGAAGAGCTATCGCGATCTGCCGGCCCGTTATGCGGAGCTGGGCAATGTGTATCGCTTCGAGCGCAGCGGCACCATGCATGGCCTGCTGCGCGTGCGCGGCTTTACGCAGGACGATGCGCATATCTTCTGCACACCGGACCAGGTCAAGGGCGAGATTGAGGCGTGCCTTGATTTTGCGGAGTCGGTACTGAAGACCTTCGGCTTCTCGGAGTATCGCGTGGAGCTGTCGACTCGCGATCCCAATAAGCCGGGCGAATTTTTCGGAACCGCGGATGACTGGGCACACGCCGAGGGAGCGCTGCAGGAAGTACTGGTAGGCCGCGGGTTGAGCTTCGAGACCTTCCCGGGAGAGGCCGCCTTTTATGGACCGAAGATCGATGTGAAGCTCGTCGATGTACTGGGCCGTCTATGGCAGCTCTCGACGGTGCAGTTCGACTTCAACCTGCCGCGCCGCTTTGAGCTGGAGTATGTCGGTGAGGATGGCGAGCGCCATCAGCCGGTGATGGTGCACCGCGCTCTGTTTGGAAGCGTGGAGCGTTTCTTCGGCGTGCTGATCGAGCACTATGCCGGCGCATTCCCACTGTGGCTGTCGCCGGTGCAGATTGGCCTGGTACCGATCAGCGAAAAGCACCACGCGTACGCCGAGCAGGTGAAGCAAAAGCTTGAGGCTGCCGGCCTGCGAGTGGAGCTGGACCTGCGCAACGAGAAGATGAATGCGAAGATCCGCGACTTCACGCTGCAGAAGATTCCGTTCGTGCTGGTGATGGGCGATAAGGAAGCAGCCAGTGAGGCGGTAAGCGTGCGTACCCGCGGCGTGGGCGACCAGGGCAGCGTGTCGCTGGCTGAGTTCATTACGCGTACACAGGGGCTGCTGGAGTCGAAGTCGCCGACACTGTAA
- a CDS encoding metallophosphoesterase, translating into MAVRDHPDIPAVSRRRFLKQTFAFSALAAVTSPLLRCGSGSHTEDQHPGNDAEAADFLVIGDWGTGDDNQALVATAMQRYVTQQNITTGAMLMIGDNFYTPMDDGANDRRWQTQFEQMYPAGVFNCPAYAIPGNHDYEYLPIPKYPAELEYAQKAGTRWTMPSQWYRATFPTAKPLVTFLALDSNMPFGNDVTRKGTFYCMTEQQRLDQLAWLKDELAKPLTTPFLVAFGHHPIYSNGMYGDSPILMQDWDPLLRSFGVHVYLCGHDHDLQHLEFAGHPTSFVLSGGGGAPLYRILTDESVRGPYAVQINGFSHVTVTPSLMTLRHVDLNGNVVHAFTKTTDHKVTIL; encoded by the coding sequence ATGGCTGTGCGGGACCATCCCGACATACCCGCCGTCAGTAGGCGGCGTTTTCTCAAGCAGACATTTGCTTTCAGCGCCCTTGCGGCAGTTACCAGCCCACTGCTGAGATGCGGTTCCGGCTCGCACACGGAAGACCAGCATCCGGGCAATGATGCCGAGGCCGCGGATTTCCTTGTTATCGGCGATTGGGGAACCGGCGATGACAATCAGGCCCTGGTCGCCACTGCCATGCAGCGCTACGTCACACAGCAGAACATCACCACGGGCGCCATGCTGATGATTGGCGACAATTTTTATACGCCGATGGACGATGGCGCGAACGACAGACGCTGGCAAACCCAGTTTGAACAGATGTACCCTGCCGGAGTCTTCAACTGTCCCGCGTATGCCATACCGGGAAATCACGACTATGAATACCTGCCCATCCCCAAGTATCCGGCCGAGTTGGAATATGCCCAAAAGGCAGGCACTCGCTGGACGATGCCGTCACAGTGGTATCGCGCTACCTTCCCAACGGCCAAGCCGCTCGTGACCTTCCTTGCCCTGGACAGCAATATGCCATTTGGCAACGACGTTACCCGTAAGGGTACGTTCTATTGCATGACTGAACAGCAACGTCTTGACCAGCTAGCCTGGCTCAAAGATGAGCTGGCGAAGCCGCTCACCACACCCTTTCTGGTGGCCTTTGGACATCACCCGATCTATTCCAACGGCATGTACGGCGATTCACCGATACTGATGCAGGATTGGGATCCGCTGCTCCGCTCCTTCGGTGTGCATGTCTATCTATGTGGACACGATCACGACCTGCAGCACCTGGAGTTTGCCGGACACCCCACATCCTTCGTTCTCTCCGGTGGTGGCGGCGCTCCGTTATATCGCATCCTGACCGATGAATCGGTGCGCGGCCCCTACGCTGTACAGATCAACGGCTTCAGCCATGTGACGGTCACACCGTCCTTGATGACGCTTCGACACGTCGATCTGAACGGGAATGTCGTCCATGCATTTACGAAGACCACCGATCACAAGGTCACGATTCTTTGA
- the dnaA gene encoding chromosomal replication initiator protein DnaA → MSFAPTATVVLNHWVRILEALQKKVNRQSYDTWFKPTRFSHINGKTLYVRIPSTEFQHVGDRYENLIMEAIDNLGLEVEKVLFVTPQEDPSLPKVREDGGFAPQPDRSLTNARNNNARQSTNLPEQSRFDWNTAAQLNPRYVFDGFVIGSGNQFAHAAALAVAERPSKAYNPLFLYGGVGMGKTHLMQAIGHEVKRRNPHAAISYVSGEKFTNEMINSVRYDKMTSFRDKYRNVDVLLIDDIQFLAGKERTQEEFFHTFNALHESMKQIVIASDRPPKELADFEDRLRSRFEWGLIADIQPPDLETKVAILQKKAESEHTPLPTDVALFIASNVRTNVRELEGALVRLIAWCSLHGVEITLPTAQQCLKQFIDTQVRKITIEAIQRAVAEQFGMRVAELKQKNNSRQIVVPRQIAMYLAKQMTEASLPEIGRQFGGKHHTTVMHSIAKIDEQRRTDKDLNRTINKLMETLN, encoded by the coding sequence ATGTCCTTTGCACCGACTGCTACCGTTGTTTTGAATCACTGGGTCCGTATCCTTGAAGCGTTGCAGAAGAAAGTGAACCGGCAGTCCTATGACACCTGGTTCAAGCCCACGCGCTTCTCGCATATCAACGGCAAGACCTTGTACGTCCGTATCCCCTCGACCGAGTTTCAGCATGTGGGGGATCGTTACGAAAATCTGATCATGGAGGCAATCGACAACCTCGGCCTCGAGGTTGAGAAGGTGCTCTTTGTGACACCGCAGGAAGACCCCTCGCTCCCCAAGGTGCGCGAGGACGGCGGATTTGCGCCACAGCCTGACCGCTCGCTGACCAACGCCCGCAACAACAATGCCCGGCAGAGTACCAACCTTCCGGAGCAGTCGCGCTTTGACTGGAACACAGCAGCGCAACTGAACCCGCGTTACGTCTTCGACGGTTTCGTCATCGGCAGCGGCAACCAGTTCGCTCATGCAGCCGCGCTTGCAGTCGCCGAGCGTCCTTCGAAGGCGTACAACCCGCTCTTCCTGTACGGCGGCGTGGGTATGGGCAAAACCCACCTGATGCAGGCCATTGGCCACGAGGTGAAGCGCCGCAATCCGCATGCGGCCATCAGCTACGTCTCGGGTGAGAAGTTCACCAACGAGATGATCAACTCGGTGCGCTACGACAAGATGACCAGCTTCCGCGACAAGTATCGCAACGTCGATGTGCTGCTGATCGACGATATCCAGTTCCTGGCCGGCAAGGAGCGTACGCAGGAGGAGTTCTTCCATACCTTCAATGCGCTGCATGAGTCGATGAAGCAGATCGTCATCGCGTCGGACCGTCCGCCCAAAGAGCTGGCTGACTTTGAAGACCGTCTGCGTTCGCGCTTTGAGTGGGGGTTGATTGCCGACATTCAGCCGCCCGATCTCGAAACCAAGGTTGCCATTCTGCAGAAGAAGGCAGAGAGCGAACACACGCCTCTGCCGACCGATGTGGCGCTGTTCATTGCGTCGAATGTGCGCACCAATGTGCGTGAGCTGGAAGGTGCGCTCGTACGCCTGATCGCATGGTGCTCATTGCATGGCGTGGAGATCACTCTACCGACAGCACAGCAATGCTTGAAGCAGTTCATCGATACGCAGGTACGGAAGATTACGATCGAGGCGATTCAGCGCGCGGTAGCCGAGCAGTTCGGCATGCGTGTGGCAGAGCTGAAGCAGAAGAACAACTCCCGCCAGATCGTGGTTCCGCGCCAGATTGCGATGTACCTGGCCAAGCAGATGACTGAGGCTTCGCTGCCTGAGATCGGCCGCCAGTTCGGCGGCAAACATCACACGACGGTGATGCACTCGATTGCCAAGATCGACGAACAGCGCAGGACGGATAAGGATCTGAACCGCACCATCAACAAGCTGATGGAGACGCTGAACTGA
- a CDS encoding protein jag, with protein sequence MEDLSQAAKKVAAFVQTLTTTGGMRLKYRITAGAGASDPDGLERRDIYVELAGPDAAQLTERNGEGLRALEHVAAKILRLEPEEHDRISFDANGFKAERARDLRESAEDAAERVRESNRPYSFPPMSSRERRMLHMALSEHTDLRTESSGEGRDRFVVLYPADYQGTVRAPRRDDRGGYGRGRGGRGGNGGRSGGGRGGYGRRY encoded by the coding sequence ATGGAAGATCTTTCCCAGGCTGCAAAGAAGGTAGCTGCGTTTGTGCAGACGCTGACCACCACCGGTGGCATGCGTCTGAAGTACCGCATCACTGCCGGCGCCGGAGCCTCTGATCCGGACGGCCTCGAACGGCGCGACATCTATGTCGAGCTTGCCGGCCCCGACGCGGCCCAGTTGACCGAGCGCAATGGCGAGGGACTGCGCGCTCTCGAACATGTCGCAGCGAAGATCCTGCGTCTTGAGCCCGAAGAGCACGACCGCATCTCCTTCGACGCCAATGGCTTCAAGGCGGAGCGGGCACGTGATCTGCGCGAGAGCGCGGAAGACGCAGCCGAACGCGTTCGCGAGAGCAACCGCCCCTACAGCTTCCCTCCCATGAGCAGCCGCGAACGCCGCATGCTGCACATGGCGCTCAGCGAACACACCGACCTGCGCACGGAGTCCAGCGGCGAAGGCCGCGACCGCTTCGTCGTTCTCTATCCGGCCGACTACCAGGGCACCGTCCGCGCTCCACGCCGCGATGACCGTGGCGGCTATGGTCGCGGCCGCGGTGGACGTGGCGGCAATGGTGGACGCAGTGGTGGCGGACGTGGCGGTTACGGCCGCCGCTACTAA
- the yidC gene encoding membrane protein insertase YidC, with protein sequence MAEIKNPNQQANAGSSTTMLVMMVVFLGVFFGLRYFGPKKQPTPATPAQQQQAQQHQEALQQATTTAVANPTAASVAAEGEQTTTIENAVYRITFTNRGAQVTHWILKDYKDSHGAPLDLVHKTVAAKYGYPLSLYSYDTSAMAKVNSGLYVASATGNLTAPATLTFTYATGGLEVKKTFTFDNSYVLGSRIEVKQNGAPVRALLTWPGALGDQENTSHHTYDQVDTSQNGSETHLAAKKVSGGNTLNGPFDWAGISDPYFAAIFLPENPATATIVTLSHPIDVSKDGDGKNLISIPALGVAAGDISGFSSVRLFAGPKAVSVLKNVKAADGKTTLEPLLDFGFFGVIGKYLFLALQAVHKYVPNWGWSIIVLTVIINLILLPLRYKTMQSALKMQRIQPQMDAIKARYAKYKVTDPKRGEMNAEIMELQKREGVNVFGGCLPTLIQLPLLFAFLGMLPKVVELRGAHWYWLHDLTAADPYHILPIIMIVSQFLMQFYTPSPGMDPAQQKMMAFMMPAFSGYITWNYASGLALYWSIGNLIGIIQQQVMNRTSLGREMKELAAKRARRRQPATIQGRR encoded by the coding sequence TTGGCAGAAATCAAGAATCCCAATCAGCAGGCAAACGCTGGCAGTTCCACCACAATGCTGGTGATGATGGTGGTCTTTCTCGGTGTGTTCTTTGGCCTTCGCTACTTCGGCCCAAAGAAGCAGCCTACGCCGGCCACCCCCGCGCAGCAGCAACAGGCCCAGCAGCACCAGGAGGCCTTGCAGCAGGCGACTACTACGGCCGTAGCGAACCCCACCGCCGCATCGGTTGCCGCTGAAGGTGAGCAGACGACGACGATCGAGAACGCCGTCTACCGCATCACCTTCACCAATCGTGGAGCCCAGGTCACCCACTGGATCCTCAAGGACTACAAGGACTCCCATGGAGCGCCTCTGGATCTGGTCCACAAGACCGTAGCCGCGAAGTACGGTTATCCGCTCTCACTCTACTCGTATGACACCAGCGCGATGGCGAAGGTGAACAGCGGTCTCTACGTCGCTTCTGCCACCGGCAATCTCACTGCTCCGGCGACGCTGACGTTTACCTACGCTACCGGCGGTCTGGAAGTGAAGAAGACCTTCACCTTCGATAACAGCTACGTTCTCGGTTCACGCATTGAAGTGAAGCAGAACGGAGCTCCGGTCCGCGCTTTGCTTACCTGGCCGGGCGCCCTTGGCGATCAGGAAAACACCTCGCACCACACTTATGATCAGGTGGATACCTCGCAGAACGGCAGCGAGACCCACTTGGCTGCCAAGAAGGTGAGCGGAGGAAACACGCTGAACGGTCCGTTCGACTGGGCTGGAATCAGCGATCCATACTTCGCCGCGATCTTCCTTCCCGAGAATCCCGCAACCGCCACCATCGTTACGCTGAGCCACCCGATCGATGTCTCCAAGGACGGCGACGGGAAAAACCTGATATCGATCCCGGCTCTTGGCGTCGCAGCAGGCGACATCAGTGGTTTCTCATCCGTGCGTCTCTTCGCCGGACCGAAGGCCGTCAGTGTGCTGAAGAACGTCAAGGCTGCCGACGGTAAGACGACGCTTGAGCCGCTGCTGGACTTCGGCTTCTTCGGGGTGATCGGTAAGTATCTCTTCCTCGCCCTGCAGGCCGTGCATAAGTACGTTCCCAACTGGGGCTGGTCGATCATTGTTCTCACGGTGATCATCAACCTGATTCTTCTGCCGCTGCGCTACAAGACCATGCAGTCGGCGCTGAAGATGCAGCGCATCCAGCCGCAGATGGACGCCATCAAGGCCAGGTACGCCAAGTACAAGGTCACTGATCCTAAGCGTGGAGAGATGAATGCGGAGATCATGGAGCTGCAGAAGCGCGAGGGCGTGAATGTCTTCGGCGGCTGCCTGCCTACACTGATCCAGCTTCCCTTGCTCTTTGCCTTCCTGGGTATGCTTCCCAAGGTCGTTGAGCTTCGCGGAGCGCACTGGTACTGGCTGCACGACCTCACTGCAGCCGATCCGTATCACATCCTGCCCATCATCATGATCGTCTCGCAGTTCCTGATGCAGTTCTATACGCCCTCACCCGGCATGGATCCTGCACAACAGAAGATGATGGCCTTCATGATGCCGGCCTTCTCCGGCTACATTACCTGGAACTATGCCTCCGGCCTGGCCCTCTACTGGTCAATCGGTAACCTCATCGGAATCATTCAGCAGCAGGTGATGAACCGCACCAGCCTTGGCCGCGAGATGAAAGAGCTGGCCGCCAAGCGTGCGCGCCGTCGCCAGCCGGCAACCATTCAGGGCCGTCGCTAG
- a CDS encoding phytanoyl-CoA dioxygenase family protein: MQIAEQIREHGFAIVEDVLLPFQVEALIDAVSTEAMPEALRGGVRNLMDVIPEVRTLAESEAMRALVAPVLGNRFAVVRAILFDKTPDANWKVPWHQDVTIAVRERIECEGYGPWSLKTDVLHVQPPAEILEQMISVRLHLDPCPASNGALKVIPGSHRSGKLSTAETEKLTMQPPVICEAPQGSALLMRPLLLHASSPSTSPHHRRVIHLDYAAVELPCGLEWRETQTLTSWANR, from the coding sequence ATGCAGATCGCCGAACAGATTCGAGAGCACGGCTTCGCGATTGTCGAAGACGTGCTCTTGCCGTTTCAGGTGGAAGCGTTGATCGACGCGGTCTCCACGGAAGCCATGCCAGAGGCATTGCGCGGTGGTGTACGCAACCTGATGGACGTTATTCCCGAGGTTCGAACACTGGCTGAATCTGAGGCTATGCGTGCGCTTGTGGCGCCTGTTTTGGGCAATCGTTTTGCAGTTGTGCGAGCGATTCTTTTTGATAAGACACCAGATGCGAACTGGAAGGTGCCGTGGCATCAGGATGTCACTATTGCGGTACGCGAACGGATTGAGTGTGAGGGGTATGGGCCGTGGTCTTTAAAGACAGACGTGCTGCACGTCCAACCACCCGCGGAGATTCTGGAACAGATGATCTCCGTGCGGCTGCACCTTGATCCTTGCCCGGCAAGCAATGGAGCATTAAAGGTGATTCCTGGCTCGCATCGCAGCGGCAAACTCAGTACAGCGGAGACAGAGAAGCTAACAATGCAGCCTCCTGTTATCTGCGAAGCTCCGCAAGGAAGTGCACTGTTGATGCGGCCATTGCTACTACATGCATCATCCCCGTCGACCTCACCGCATCATAGGCGCGTGATTCACCTTGATTACGCGGCCGTGGAGTTGCCATGTGGGCTTGAATGGCGTGAAACGCAAACGCTCACGTCTTGGGCGAATCGCTGA
- a CDS encoding aminopeptidase: MKTTMVLAAVLMAIPVAAMAQGVSGTQRMNGQEPKPSVTSQNQNMSHPGEYTTGLTNEQLLPLSVHEAWVQSGRNEDRFFDMVKQLAELSAQKRGLSLPENETAGQKAGDWIKKEARKDPDQLLYVVVDRAVMKVGTRSSPVASR, from the coding sequence ATGAAGACGACGATGGTGTTGGCAGCAGTCTTGATGGCGATTCCTGTGGCTGCAATGGCCCAGGGAGTCAGCGGAACGCAACGGATGAATGGTCAGGAGCCAAAACCGTCCGTGACCTCTCAAAACCAGAATATGAGCCATCCCGGTGAATACACCACCGGATTGACCAACGAACAGCTCCTCCCCTTGAGCGTGCACGAGGCCTGGGTGCAGAGCGGACGCAACGAGGACCGCTTCTTCGACATGGTCAAACAACTCGCGGAGTTGAGCGCACAGAAGCGCGGACTCTCTCTACCTGAGAACGAAACCGCAGGTCAGAAAGCGGGTGACTGGATCAAGAAGGAAGCCAGAAAAGATCCAGACCAGTTGCTCTACGTAGTCGTCGACCGGGCTGTGATGAAGGTGGGAACCAGAAGCTCTCCAGTCGCCAGTCGCTAG
- the rpmH gene encoding 50S ribosomal protein L34: protein MPKRTFQPNRRRRSKVHGFLSRMASKAGRAVLSRRRAKGRHKIAVSAGFRD from the coding sequence ATGCCCAAGCGTACCTTTCAACCCAACCGCCGCCGCCGCTCGAAGGTTCATGGCTTCTTGAGCCGTATGGCCAGCAAGGCCGGACGCGCCGTTCTGAGCCGCCGCCGCGCCAAGGGCCGTCATAAGATCGCCGTCAGCGCCGGTTTCCGCGACTAG
- a CDS encoding cupin domain-containing protein — translation MQPGPISLEQACAKLAELWSPRVVGRVNDQYVKVAKVQGEFPWHTHEREDEMFLVLRGRLRIGREAADGGPVSVGPGEFFVVPRGLRHNTAAEEETWIVLIETVTTEHAGDEKTDLARSLEEQLRPL, via the coding sequence ATGCAGCCCGGCCCCATATCGCTGGAGCAAGCATGCGCGAAGCTGGCCGAACTTTGGTCGCCGCGTGTCGTAGGCCGGGTTAATGATCAATACGTCAAGGTAGCGAAAGTCCAGGGGGAGTTTCCCTGGCACACGCATGAACGCGAGGACGAGATGTTTCTCGTCCTCCGCGGACGTCTGCGCATCGGCCGCGAAGCTGCCGACGGCGGACCCGTCTCCGTCGGTCCCGGCGAGTTCTTCGTGGTTCCTCGTGGCCTTCGCCATAACACCGCCGCCGAAGAAGAGACCTGGATCGTACTCATCGAGACCGTCACCACCGAACACGCCGGTGACGAGAAGACCGATCTGGCCCGCAGCCTGGAAGAACAGCTCCGTCCTCTCTGA
- the rnpA gene encoding ribonuclease P protein component: MYADLRLRKHADFQSVYGRSRKQHARQMAYFFAPREDEGTGPRVGLTVGKVMGKAHDRNRIKRRLRAAIRANAALLTSPVDVILHPRRSVLEVEFEKLKADVADVFRAVQRSASRARS, translated from the coding sequence ATGTACGCCGATCTCCGTCTCCGCAAACACGCCGACTTTCAGAGCGTGTATGGCCGCAGCCGCAAGCAACACGCGCGGCAAATGGCCTACTTCTTCGCCCCCCGCGAGGATGAGGGTACAGGTCCGCGCGTCGGACTCACCGTCGGCAAAGTGATGGGCAAGGCTCACGACCGCAACCGCATCAAACGCCGGCTCCGTGCCGCCATACGAGCCAATGCTGCCCTGCTCACCTCGCCGGTTGACGTCATCCTGCATCCCCGGCGCAGCGTACTCGAGGTGGAGTTCGAGAAGCTGAAGGCCGATGTCGCCGACGTCTTCCGTGCCGTTCAGCGTTCAGCCTCCAGGGCCCGGTCATGA